CATTgatccatatatatatatatatagagagagagatcGATCAATTTCATGATCCATTGTGATCTTTCTTTTGAAAAGACCCATTGAGGCTCATTTCTTCAAGGCAATATTGGAAGTTGCAGTTTGATCTGAATAGTTGTGACAAAACAATAGCCAACATCTATGCTTGTTCAAGAGGAGCTCTTGGTGCAGAGTTAATGAAGATTTTGTTTCAAAGCTTTCAAACTGAATATGTTTATCACCATCTCCAATTTGAGGGGGGTATTGGAGTATAGAACATTACCTTGTAACTAGCTTGTAAAAACTTATTATAAATACTCTAGTTTTGTACTATCTCACTACATTACATCATTAATAAAATGTAGATTgttattttctctctcaaagccACGAGCTCCAAGCTCATCAATGGCTTCCCTTCTCTGTTCTTGCTTTCTTCTTTCCTCATGAATTCACAAATTTAACAAGGATAATACTCATAACAATTATAATAAAGATTATGAAATTGAATAATCTATCGTACACGTACAAGTCTCACTCGAATATATGCCTTCTTATCTTGCCTTTTTATTTGGTTATTTGTGTCCAGTTGTCTACAACACAATCCCACCAAGTACAATTCCATGAGATATAATTTATTCTTCTACTTTGAGTGACCCAAGTCCACATTGATTTTTGGAGTACAACTAGTTGTAATGGTTATTTTTGTGTCTATGTATTCACATTGTAGATGGTACAagcacaaaaccaaaaaaagaaacattaaggccctgtttagttcaccttatttcaggaccttattgcttatttcagatctaatcagatcagattagaaaaaataagttaagatcagatcatatcagatcagaccagatcagatcagatcagatcagaccaaatcagatcagatcagatcagatcagaccagatcagatcagatcagatcagacttttattattattattattattattattattattattattattattattattattattggtatatgtttatatcattgttattatatatatttcatattttattactattattgctttaataaaaaatgaTTTTGTTGTCgatgcaattaaaatctattatctaaggcataaaaaaacattaacaaaacattcaaattgatcatgtccaaattaaaatcattaaatccAGATCAGAAATaatatgatcaggtcatgtccatatcagaactgatttttatagatcagaaccattatatatccagaCTAGAACTGATAATATcagataatatccagatcataactgatctgtacagatcatgtccagatcatgttcaaatctgcaaagatcttgtctacatcagaaccgatccttacagaaccaatatgttcagatcaaaaccgatttgtacagattatgtccagatcaaaatcgatatgtccaaattataactggtctatatatcgactctgtacagattatgttcagattagaattgatctgcaaagatcatgtctagatcagaactgatctgtacagatcatgaacatatcagaactaatctgtatagatcatgtccagattagaacttatctatacatatcatgtccagatcatgtccagatcagaactgaacttcACAattcatgtccagatcaaaactgatctgtacagatcatgtccacatcatgtccagatcagaactgatctgtacagatcatgttcagatcatgtctagatcagaactcaactgtacatatcatgtccagatcaaaaatgatctgtacagatcatgtccagatcatgtctagatcataactgaaatgtacatatcatgtccagatcagaactaatctgtacagatcatgtccagattagaaccgatcatgtccagatcataattgatctgtacaaatcatgtctagattagaaccaatctgtacatatcatatccagatcagaacttatactagatcataaccgatctatctagatcatgtgtaggtctatctaatataaggaatagttaaatcatgagcaactctgtgaataaataataacaatattataaatttgtgtaacatttattttacacgtaagttgtttaatattaataaatgtagatttttgtttaaacttaattttgaagaatcagatcagatcagatcagaccagatcagaaaaaataagtttagatcagattagaaaaaataagttcagatcagatcagaccagatcagatcacaTCAGACCATATCAGATCACATCagatcaggaaaaataaggtgaactaaacagggcttAATTCATGCACGATGCACCTAAGTTAGAAGTCTAGAACAAACCAAGCTCAACATAGGCATCGACTCGCGCAATTATCACCCCTAATAAAAAGCCCTAATAAAAGATTGGAGTGCATGAAAAAATCCCTTCCTAAAAGGTGAGTCTCTTTTTAGTTACAATATTTATAGTTGTGGTGGGGAAGTAATAATTTTAAATAGTTAAAATTGTATTCAATGATACATGCATATATGTGTAAAAATAAGCTAATTGTTTAATTTGATGGAGTAATCGCTATaaaaaattgtactattaacgacggaaatcccgtcgttaaagaccaataatcgttgattaatggcGGGATTTTCTGTCGCAAACTCGTCATAAaaaggggtcgtcgttaatgaaaAATTCCGTCTTTAAccgtcataaaagacatttgcgacggttgtttccgtctttgtttggttgttagtcaCGTCGCAAAAGACTTTCgtgacgggatttttgacccgtcgtaattaggttgttgttaaacatacaaattcttgtagtgaacaTTGAGAGACATTCCAATATCAAGTAATTTGATGGATACATAAGCTATGATAAGAAGGTATCGGATGCAGATAAGATAAGCTAGGCATCGTATTCATATGCGCTAAAGATAATATAGAATCATGAATCAAGGATGAATTTGGTTCCATGCATGGTTGTCTAGTTGGCTATACTAGTATAAATAAGTGAAGGAGTTAGTGGTAAGATCATCAACGTAACACAACAAACTTGATTACCATTTACGAAGTACTTGGTACGAAACAACTAGTGTGATCAAGGTAAGTACGTTGTAtatatttgtattttttttcttatgaaTGATCTAGTTTTATTCCATATATACACAatgtagtactccgtaattaattaatatgaaTTGAAGAATAGTACattgtaattgtaattgtaatagtaattaattagtttgtgaATTGTGAAGCAGAACCATGGCCTCCTCACAAGCAGCAAGACCATCCATCAGTTCAAAGAACAGAGAGATTTTGGATGGGATAAAGAAGAAGGTGCATGCAGAAAATGTAGGAAATCAGGCAGCAGCCCAAACAACCACACATGCCGAAATGCTGAATAATGGGGTGGGAACCGTAAAGTTCCAGGAGAAGAAAGATTGGTCTGGGTCTGTGTTTGGCTCTTACCCTCAAAGTATTGCTACTAGCCGTTCCGGTAAGTTTTCGCACCGAGGTGTCCCACCTCAGGACGTAGAAGGCTCCATGGGTGGCATTGTATATGTTGGCCCTAGGGTTCAAGGTGGTTCAGATGATTGTGCTTGGGTTTTTGCTTGGAGCGTTGCTGGCGATGGTACTCCTAACAAGGTAATTCAAATATATAAAGATAACACTATATATAACGTACatcaaagtcaaataaataattatataatttatATTACCTCGTATTTCACTTACAAGTTCCCACAAATTAAAAGGAGTACATACATATATCGTGTTTTTACATAGATTTTGTACATACTTGCTCcatcttttaatactcgcaacgtttgaacttttgccactattcatataatttactttgactattcgtagtgttttttgtataagataaaacatagtcatgtgggatcttgttagattcgtctcaatgtgtattttcaaaatatcaactttttataatttttgcataaagagaatttaagatataaatgatcaaagttgtgcattggaatgcgtgaaactaacaaacgttgcgagtattaaaagacggaggaagtatatgataTGGGATCTAGTACttacattaattaattaagatacTAATTCATTTCACCATCCATTAATTTATTAGGTCTATGCTGAATGTGGGCTCGCTTCAAAGTATCCTCCTGGCAATATTAACTGGGACAAAATTAAAACTTCACTGACAACAGCTAGCTCTGAAATTGAATACTCTGACGATACTTCTAGATCTGAGATCTCTGCTTCTATTGATGCTTCTGGCAATACTCCTGCTCTAGCTGTTGTCTTCCAAGTTAACCCTTGAATACGTACTCGATTTGTACGATCGAGTTGAGCTCAGCTCATTACCATTATCTATCTACCAAGTATAATCCGATGGATCGAGCATATAATTACACTATTATATTTatgtaataactaaataattgcTCTTCACCTTCAGGTTATACTTTATGCTACTATGTTGAAATTTCCTACTTATTAATATAATGCTATGTTATTAAATCTATCTTACATGCGTCTTTacgattttatgttttttttttcatgttaAAGCAAAAtctatctttttttttctaatgCACTTAGGGACTATTGGTGGAATAATTTTGGTAGTTCAACATTAATGCACCTGATCAGCCATTTTCCGGAAAAAGGAAACTGAAATTGTTCGGGATGTATGAAACTGTTGAATAATAGTTTGAGTTGAGTCTGGTAGGAGGAGGATTGGTGAATTATTGGTGATGGGTGGACATTATATAGTTAGGGataaaattatacaaattatGACAAACAAGGTGGTATATAATTTAAGGAGTAAGAATAGATGTTCTCCAAAATAATAAGTTTTTATCAGTGATATATAAATTAAGTGCCCATAAAAATGATTAACGACACTCTCGAAAAACCATTATCGATATTCTATATATCGTGACTTTTatgtataatttaaaatacattAGATCTAAAAGTATATCTCTGCGGAATAAGTTTTTAAAAGTGTTCGTACTTTaacaatttaattttaattatcatATTCCTGTCAGGTTATGTATGTCATGGTGATATGGAAAATTTGGTATCGaggttacaatttttttttgcctCACCCAATACTATGGCGACTTAtactccttttttttcttttcgatcttcttaattttgacaaaaaagtaTCATTTTGTTCTAAATTGGAAGGATAAATTAAAAGGTAAACATACAATagataattaattgaaatttaaattgttGGGCGGTGGGACGGATAAGACGGGTATTTAGTGGTTATCTCATGAGTATCCATTTTTTCAAATCAAAGGGTATATAAATATCTAAGTGGGTGGTGAGTAGGTAATAGTTTTTTATTTGTTCACGCACATGGATAAAGGGCGGGATGAGATTACATATATTTACTTAACTTTcactatttattaattttttagttACTTCAAGGAATATCAAATTGTAGATTTAAAAGACACAAAGTTGAATGTAAAAAAGACATATTAATTCATCTTGATAACTTAATTATCAGGCATATGTTTGACAAGAAAATATTTAGCTCAAAGTTATCTTAAGAGCCTAAAGAAGACGAAATTGTAATTCATTTTGTACTAAGATAATAGGAGCAGGAAATGGAGTCGATCAAGGGTAATTCTTGataaattgtaaattccttATATTTTATTAGATAACCATCTTAACATATAAAATTAAGGCGCTTATGATGATTTGTATTCTCTTCCTGACTAGCTTAACATACTATTCAATATAAACGTGTAAAATTGAAGTTAGCAAACGATGTAAAATATTGTTTAGAACCATGTTCCTGAATTCTTGAATTTACCATATTTGATGTAGCACACACTATACTTAAATGTAAGGTATACatctttcaaaattcaataacccgtaaaataatttataatataacACTATCTCCGTTCCTTAATATTGTTCcttacgcttactatttgcacggatttCAATACAATATTTAACCACTTATATATccaattccgtatgtaaaaaaaattatgaaaattaagttgtcattctgaaaatacataacgTACGTAACGataccaatctaacaagatcttacatgataacgttttgatatatatataacagtgagaatttacggtcaaaattctcatactttggacacatattctcTGGTGTAAAGAGCTTTCAAGAACAGAATAGTATGTATTACatgaaaatattaaatttaaaacAGTAATAATAAAGAAAGGACATTTTCCCCTCaaataaaatgacattttaattAGGTGGACAGACTGAACACCATTGactacaaaaaatgaaaatcatTTTATTAACAAGATTCAAAACTGGGGAAAAACCAAACCCTAACTCTTCGAATCTCGTCGCATTCATAATCATCTTGTTACGGTGTCCCGTTAATCATCTTGAGGTGGAAAAAAGTGTCAACTCGAACATCGTGAAAACTACGGTATTTAAATtagtaaatcgtgcatcgcacgggtgttATACTAGTTgttaaaaataacataaaaccatTATTATTGCCAAtataaaaatgacaaagcaagcTAAGGGGAATCGATTACACACTTCCTGCCTACTTCAACTTAAACTCCGATCCTCAACTAGTCAACTTATGAATGGCTGCATGGCTGCAAGCCTGCAACGTACATTAGCCTAGCTACTGGCCTACTGCAGTTTGGTTTACTTACTGATACATTTGAATAGAGTTGAACAACGAGATTATaaggaatttagagagagaaacaagATATACAGACAATATTACCATTATAACCAAGgggaattatatatttattcgtAAGCATACATATAGCTTAGTAAACATGATAAGAAAGTAGTTGCAAAATAGAAAAAAGACGGGCCGGGTTAATGATATAATTAAGTGCCCCTTTTGGTTATAGTTGAGTGACAGATCGACATGGATATAGTTCAAGGCTTGGGGTCGATGATTCCAGCCTGATAGAAGGTAGCAGCAACCAAAGCCCGTTTATTTCCATTGTCCTTAATTTCAGCAACGGCTGCGGCAAATGTTGCATTGTTGTCGTAGTACCTACTTTTGTCGGTCGATGCATCCAGTTTTTTTTCTATTTCACTCCACTCCATTTTCTCTAGCTTGTAAGGATCCCCAGCTTCCACATACACCTGTAAATAAtacatttaattaaatttctGCTCTGTTCGACTtactttgacttatttcagtCAAGTACGTACTGTGTGCTAGCTACTACTTCCGTTTCACAaatatattaagattttcctagctttttttgaaacatttaaagtaggatatataaattaaatattttagtttccaatttaatcatgacacataatcatgccatgtcatcattgtgacacggcttaatggtcgcatgttgcgacctttatcattttcgaaaaataaataaagtaagagGAAGTGTGTTAGAAATTGTATATATTATGGGGTAACAAAAGGTAAGATAGTAAAGTTTTATGTCCAAAAGTAGAATAAAGTAaggtgtaaagaacattatgaaacggccTAAAAGGAAAATTGTGAAGATCATTCTGAAATGGGGTTAGTATATGTATAATTGCATACTTTTGCCGTCCATAATGAACTCTATATATAACTATATAATATACGATTTGTGATTGACTTACCTTGTTCACTTGATTGGAATCATCGGGCTTATCCCAAGCCAAGAGATATCCAAGAGCAGGAGCCATCTTATCAAAAGTAGCATAAATAATGGCACACTTGGAGCCTACAACCAAAGGAAGATGTCCATGCGAAGTAGCACCTTGGTGCACAAACACACCAAGAGCTTCTCCTCCGATTGTCCCCGAAGGGTTGGTTACGAATTGTCCCTTAGCACTGTGAGTTTTCATAAGCCTTATTGGCCGATGCAGGTCATTTTCCATAACACCTCCTACTGCAACCAACTGATATTGCCCATCCGCCTTTGCATTGTCATTGTTGGATAGGACATTTTGTGCGTCTTGCATCGCCTTTTCGATTGCTGCTTTCTGTTTGTCATTGAACACCTGAGGTTGTTGCACTGAAGCCATTGTTAACTTCACTTAGCTAGCTACCTGCTTCTTCCAAAACCTACAAATCACAAATATAATCGAGTAGATCAGGGGAACGCTTTGATAATTAAAAAGAACTTGAACATGATTTTCGTGAAAGATGTTTTCTGTTGAATCAAATGGAGCCGAAGCTCGGATGAAAGAAATAGAGTGAGTATATACCTTAAGTAATAGAGCAGTTAAAAGAAGTTTATGGTTTGCAATGTACTGAGAACCTTGGTTTTACCAAGTTTGTATTTATAGAGGGAGTCGAGGCTGAACAGTTGTGCATGcacatattattttatttacgagAATCAGTGAATAAGAATCCATGAAAGTTAAAGCATAAACTTCTCTTACAAGATAAAATAAAGGAATAAATACTACTTCTCGTGTTTTTTTAGTTAAAACaatttgacttttgacactattcacataattcactttgactatCAATTGTGAGTTATATAtgcttaagaaaaaaaaaaatatagttatgTGAGGTATATCTTGTTATAATCGTCTCATTGTATAAATTTGTAATATCAACTTTTCAAAATTTTACTCGCTGACTATTAAAGATTTTTTTATATCggtgaaaagaaaaatatattgaGCTCAAGCCAAAAGGCACTAATACATCAACAACACCTAGAAAGGGTGTACCTATGAAGGGTCTCaccaacactacaagaatttgtatctttaaagACAACCTAAAtacgacgggttaaaaatctcgtcgcaaaagccttatgcgacggggctaacaacaaAACAAAGACGGAAACAACCgtcacaaatgtcttttacaaCGGGTTAACGAAGAAATTTGCCATTAATGATGACTTCCTTTTAATTATGACAGGTTCGCGACAAGAAattccgtcattaatcaacgattattggcctttaacgacgggatttcccgtcgttaatgatacaatttcttgtagtgcaagCTTAAGGATGATCCAGAACCACTAAGCTATTGTACCTCCCAACAAAAATACATTACAACTTGTTTGTGTTACTAAGAAAGACATAACAAAACAAAAGACACC
This sequence is a window from Spinacia oleracea cultivar Varoflay chromosome 1, BTI_SOV_V1, whole genome shotgun sequence. Protein-coding genes within it:
- the LOC110783009 gene encoding uncharacterized protein; the protein is MASSQAARPSISSKNREILDGIKKKVHAENVGNQAAAQTTTHAEMLNNGVGTVKFQEKKDWSGSVFGSYPQSIATSRSGKFSHRGVPPQDVEGSMGGIVYVGPRVQGGSDDCAWVFAWSVAGDGTPNKVYAECGLASKYPPGNINWDKIKTSLTTASSEIEYSDDTSRSEISASIDASGNTPALAVVFQVNP
- the LOC110783010 gene encoding uncharacterized protein; this translates as MASVQQPQVFNDKQKAAIEKAMQDAQNVLSNNDNAKADGQYQLVAVGGVMENDLHRPIRLMKTHSAKGQFVTNPSGTIGGEALGVFVHQGATSHGHLPLVVGSKCAIIYATFDKMAPALGYLLAWDKPDDSNQVNKVYVEAGDPYKLEKMEWSEIEKKLDASTDKSRYYDNNATFAAAVAEIKDNGNKRALVAATFYQAGIIDPKP